The genomic stretch TATAAAACAATTccaaaattaatcttttaaatttgCATGCTGTTTGTCTAACCAAAGATAGTCTATGTTTTTTGagtatcaatattttaaaattttagtcacCTGTAAGCATGAGAAATGTCATTCATCCTTTGTGAAGACTTAACAGTATATTCCTTCTTAAATTTCAAAACAAGTCAGTTCACATAGCTTTCAGATGCTACTGTTTATTGTGTTTCCTGTGTAAAGTGGAATTTCATATAAATGTATTTGACAAACAATGCATATCTATTTCTTTGTAAGAATCAGATATGAATATCTTAAACTTATCCATTGGttattagttttgtttattttattttgttatattttattattatcccttagaaagGGAGTGCATCAAGATGGGAGGGAATATGGAAAGAAATGGGGGAAAATAGATACAGGGCAAACAGaaatcaggatgtattgtatgagaaaagaaaaatctatttccaataaaaagggatggagaaaacaagaaaagacgGTGTAAGAATAGGATTGGGTGTCCCAGCTCTGAATGATgctgttctttctgttctttggttaatggaaaacaaacagcaaaataaatCATGTTATGGAATTACATTAAGACAaaaaatttctgaaaaataaatccaTAGCAATCAATAAGTAAAAGGATCTCAAATATACATTGTGTATTTTTAgaatatgtttttgaaaaaaaatctgtgtagccaattataaaatgtgaaaattttacCTTATGACTCCAAatcaatattgttttaaataaagaaaagtaattttaaagtattttagatGCTtgtaattttccctttttcttccatcttttttgttttgcatacTAGCCAAGTGTCTAAGCATGGTTTCACAGACATTGGACTTTCTCATTCATAATGTGAAACAAATCTTTCCTTCAGGGGTGAGGGCTTGCCAGTCCCCATGGCAAAAGACAcacttgcttgctttctcttctccatctcctcatGCCAGCAGATGTCAAGATTTGCAGTTTAACTTTGCCTACCTTAGTCCTGGTAAGCTAAAGAAGGCACATCCCTAAAACAGCACTCAGTGAGAATAAGACTTTCTCAAGTTACAAAGCTGAACATTGGTAACCTAGTACTGTGGAGGAAGAGGCTGGTAGAGCTTTCCATCACTGAGGTTAGCACCACAAAAACTCCTTAGAGGAAAACCAGCAGTGAATGCCATAGGAGGCTTTTAGTCAAGATGGGTTTCCCATTTCAACTAACCAAATAAAGATAGTTCCCAACAGGCACACCTACATGCTACCCTAATGAACACTTAGCAAGGCTTATACGAATGCTAAAATGCCCCCCATTCTGcttatgaaagttaaaaaaagataTCAATAAACTAAGCCTCTCTTTTGCTCCAGTTTCACCAAGTGAAGATTAGATGCATAGGGATTTGGGTAGAAAAACAGGAGACTCATCCTTGGAGTTCCCAACCCAACTGCTTAACTTACGGTTTAGGATCCAAAGTAGAAGCAAAATGAGCACAGTGAAAAATGTCATCATCACAACCAAGATTATGCATACATCCCACATCCAACTAATATACAGTGGGTACACATCGTCCACCATAGAAGCtggggggaagaaggaagaaatgttaagcatattttaaaaataaataaaacagatgcATGAGTAATAGAGGCCAGAATACCTCTTTggaacccctgaaactgtagttaTAGTCAGTTCTGGACTGTCACATAGATGCTGGAACAGAAtccagatcttctgcaagagcagcaagtgcttttaactactgagccgtctccaGTCCCTAAATTCTATTCTTCATAGAATTCCGTGAGATGAACTGTTTTacttactaaaataaataaaatttttacagACTATTTCATAGTTCATTACTTTGGTCCCCTCAGATGAATGTGAAATTTTTGTTTGACTCCTTCTTAAGTGGGTTTTAAGAAGTAGTATGTTCCTACTTAATCCTGATATGTACTTTAAAATCAGAGTATCAGGATCCctacaaaaacataaaatcagaagGAAAGCAGATGGGAAATAAAAgattcacatatatttatattttctattactgGAAACATTATTCTTGCTTTCTTGGTGGCCAAAATAAACTTTAGAAATCACATAGATTTATAAGtgttagatagatagaaagatgtATTGAAATCATAAATACTTGTTTGGGGTTAGTTAGTGTATTCCATTGTACTAAAAGTTAATTATATGTTCCATATCTTTATACGGTATTGCTATTTTGCATTGGATCTTGGAGAAGTTTCCTTTGAGTTCATTATAAAGGATTtgagctttgtttttattattttcagtgaaATGGAGTTTTATTGGCAGACATTCTGAAATATGTGTTAAATTGGTAAAGGACATATCTGTATCTAATATCTGACATAATTTTGTCTTATGAACGAATGCAAATTCCTTATAAATAACAACTAGATCTTTTGGGTTACTTTTATGGTagccttttaaataaaatacttcctAATATCCACAATGAAATGAAAGATGTTTCTAAATTCTCAGACACTACTTCCCACCTAGCACGTATTGTAGTATGACCATACATTCAAATAGTTTGGAAATACAGTACATACATGAGAGAACCAAATATCAGCTTTCAGAAGccctagaaaatgaaaatgaaataagaaaaaaaattgtacttccttttttcattaattatcagAAGggatatctaaaacaaaaaaaaatatctttaatgttTATGTATTATTGTCTTAGTGTAAATGATAGGTGACATCACAAAATGTGCTTCCTAAATGAATGTCTATCTATGAAAGATTAAATGGAGGCCAAACCTGGAAAAATAAACCTCTTCATTATTATATAAGCAAATGTAACTATGAATATGAAAATACAACAGTCATGATAGAAGCCTACAACCTTAGAAAACATATAGTTCCAAGCACAGCATTCGATGCCACGGGGATGCTCCTGAAAAAAATGGCtgctactgctgtgacaaaggcTACTCAACTTTATCTAAATAGTTCCAAGATGAGAAGGCACTGGGCAGAGGGAAAGTGAAATAGCAGATCCCAATCTCATTCCACTCACCTCTGCTTCTGAACTTCAGGTAGAGAGGGAGAAAGGCAATATACAAAACTAACAGTAGGCATTCCCAGATAAGCTCACAGCCAAGTCTCCTTTCAGTCTTACAATCTGAAAAAAAGTGTCAGTAAGATGTTTAGGAAGGTAAGACTTTGGGAATGCATTGGAACAACAAGAGAAATGCCTAATATATTCAGTGTCTTGAAGGTCTTGGGGCTATATCCATTTGTTTACTTAGCTTATGTCAAGGCTAAGGCCTCATAAGCAAGAtttttagggttagagttagggctagggttaaggttagggatTTTTAGTGAAGATAGAACTTAGGGTTGTTTGAAGTTATGATTTATGGCCATTTAGGctgaagatggaaagaaacttaaaaataaaatcaaatactaaATATCTTCTAACTTTTATCATGACTATTCAGCATGTAGTCACTCTGAAAATATGATTTGAAGGATGTGGGATCCTGTTCATTCTAGCCTTGTCTACATGATTAAGTGCCTAAAGGGGTGGGATCCACCAAGTGCAGTTTCTGTGGAACTCTGTGCTagctaaaagaagaagaagctgcctTGGAAACCAAGACTTTAGCGGTTATGACATTCATTCATCCAATAACAATGACTCTGAAGGAATTCTGAAACCTTGAGGGGAGTAGTGTACCCTAGCTGTATCTATAGCCCTAAGAACcacaaaagaaggaagggtggCAGCTTAACCTGAGAGTCTCTGAAGGTTTTGAGATCTCTTTTGACAGGAAATATTGGGATGCACTAAAGTTCAAAGTTACACAGTTTTTTATACATAACATCTGAATATtgtgtttcaaaaagaaattgtttcAGAACTTTTTACCTTTCTTGCATTTAGTACATCGTCCTAGAAAAGGGGGAACATACTTTTCTCCaagacaacaaaaaacaaatattccTCTGAGAATATTAAAAAGAACTACAATGATCAAATATATTACAGGACATGAAAGTCTATTTGACATCAATGATATATACTCTGGTTTGAACAGGACATctgaaaaagagaacaaaagaacctGGTGTTATGAATTGTATATACATTTGCAAATAAAAGATTCACAGTACACCCTAGTTGGCAGATTCAATCACTGAGAAGTACATGGAACACAAGGTTCTGTCTTTGTTACTGGATTAAATCTACTGGTGGAATCATAAATTGGTGGCATTTTTGGAAAGTGGAAAATGATAGAAAATGAAGCTGGTTGGATAAAGTAGATAACTGGGGATATGTTTTTGAAGGATATCTTGCCCCTACCCCTGTTGTTCTTTCCTGGACATCTTAATATTTGGTCATTATTTGAAACTGAGATTATTTAAGTACGTGAAATGAATGGAGACTAAACACTAAAGGAGTCTAGGGATTCTTGCCACAGTCTCAGGAATATGGCCACTGAGGAAGATGTAAAGGAGGAGGTAAGACAGTCAATCATTTTTTTCTACTAAATAGCCTGATATTCTAAAGACATTTATGTTGCTTAATCTGACTATCAGACTATTGGAACAATGTACCCCCAAAAAATGAGGATTTTCCTAAGATTTACAtactcagagaagaaaaagattgCAGTCCAAGGGGAAACTTATTTccccaaaatatatatttcacacaGATCTAGCAACTTGTCAGAGTGCCTTGCAGGATGAAACTGAAGCCAGGACAATGATGGGCCAATTGTGGTAGTGGGGTGCCACACCTTGATCAGGATTTTTTTATGTACATATCCTTAGCTGTATACTTAAATTTTAATCTTGCTTCATGTTCCTTAGGGGAGTGACTGGGTCTTATTGTCTCTCTTCCTAGAGTAGCCACATGGAGTAAACCTCCCCTTTCTACTTTTCTCTACTAACTTAGCTGTTATAAGCACAGACTATAACCCTAAACTTTAGTATCAGGTTTTCTCCTTTAAGGGCCAAGGCTTGAACTAAGGTAGAAAGGctttctaactgctgagccatcttgccagcccttataaataagtaa from Acomys russatus chromosome 29, mAcoRus1.1, whole genome shotgun sequence encodes the following:
- the LOC127211316 gene encoding selection and upkeep of intraepithelial T-cells protein 10-like, with the translated sequence MEPPASCLSGFFKVFLFFQIIVHTQATSSDIQINIQVPDTEGVLVECASGGLAAPDEMIWRDSEGNIIPPLSISDSQDRTGLLYLKGSILLRNRTHGPISCSIYNKTTKQEKKKSIVLPDVLFKPEYISLMSNRLSCPVIYLIIVVLFNILRGIFVFCCLGEKYVPPFLGRCTKCKKDCKTERRLGCELIWECLLLVLYIAFLPLYLKFRSRASMVDDVYPLYISWMWDVCIILVVMMTFFTVLILLLLWILNRNSQKTPETSRTKE